Proteins co-encoded in one Spirosoma endbachense genomic window:
- a CDS encoding sensor histidine kinase → MTYETWVLVFLGMLTAMLLYNVVQWLWYRERVYGLYTLYILVWLSYFILRNPSRTVDLPDNVWYFLRTIGPMVAYFVYFEFTTAFLELKKRNPRLVRLFRYAQAGLLAYLVVELIFCFATDLWSKPIHEIVHTAVRLVLAILSIYIVVRIYKRPNAVSRLFITGSLLLVLGGVASMLLTLFWLDLSSPDPTPFWQAPLTYLHIGIFLELLCFSLGLAYRHRRESIRKALVDKELAHEREQRLREQAETDLAVQQLRQEMTEMQMRALQVQISPHFLFNSLNTLSSLIADEPQRAEQFVDEMSSVYRYLLQANDRELTTLATELTFIHSYSHLLTTRYGQGIRVDLDIADTFQSYLLPPLTLQLLVENAVKHNVVSANRPLLIRISTSETGALCIWNNLQHKINSHTKSTQKGLLNITEKYRLLDLPPIQITETEESFEVVIQLIKPA, encoded by the coding sequence ATGACTTACGAAACATGGGTCCTGGTATTTCTGGGAATGCTCACAGCCATGCTCCTGTACAACGTCGTGCAGTGGCTCTGGTATCGGGAGCGTGTGTATGGATTGTATACCCTGTACATACTCGTCTGGCTGAGTTATTTCATACTCCGGAACCCGTCGCGAACCGTTGACCTACCCGATAATGTCTGGTATTTCCTGCGAACCATTGGCCCAATGGTCGCCTATTTTGTTTATTTCGAGTTTACAACGGCTTTCCTTGAATTAAAAAAACGTAACCCCAGACTGGTTCGGCTGTTTCGCTATGCCCAGGCCGGATTGCTGGCGTACCTTGTTGTGGAGTTGATTTTCTGCTTCGCGACAGATTTGTGGTCGAAGCCGATCCACGAAATTGTTCATACTGCGGTTCGGCTTGTCCTGGCGATACTCTCCATCTACATCGTCGTTCGCATTTATAAGCGACCAAACGCCGTTTCCCGGCTATTTATAACCGGCTCACTCTTGTTGGTTTTGGGTGGGGTAGCCTCTATGCTACTCACGCTGTTCTGGCTCGACCTTTCCAGTCCAGACCCTACGCCGTTCTGGCAGGCTCCGTTGACGTATCTGCATATTGGTATTTTTCTGGAACTACTCTGTTTCTCGCTGGGTCTCGCTTATCGCCACCGGCGCGAATCGATCCGAAAGGCACTGGTCGACAAAGAACTGGCTCACGAGCGTGAACAACGGTTGCGCGAACAGGCCGAGACCGATCTGGCGGTTCAGCAGTTAAGGCAGGAAATGACGGAGATGCAGATGCGGGCCTTACAGGTGCAAATCAGTCCACACTTTCTGTTCAATAGCCTGAATACGCTCTCGTCGCTGATCGCTGACGAACCGCAGCGGGCTGAGCAATTTGTCGATGAGATGTCAAGCGTTTATCGCTACCTGCTTCAGGCAAACGATCGCGAGTTAACCACACTGGCAACCGAGCTAACGTTCATCCATTCGTATTCACATTTGCTGACGACCCGATACGGCCAGGGCATTCGGGTCGATCTGGATATTGCCGACACGTTTCAGTCCTACCTGCTGCCCCCGCTGACGCTTCAGTTACTCGTTGAAAACGCGGTCAAACACAATGTCGTTTCGGCCAATCGACCGCTTCTTATTCGCATTTCGACCAGCGAAACCGGTGCGCTCTGCATCTGGAATAATCTTCAGCATAAAATCAACAGCCACACAAAGTCTACGCAGAAAGGATTATTGAATATCACAGAAAAATACAGGCTGCTGGACCTCCCTCCTATTCAAATCACCGAGACCGAAGAGTCGTTTGAAGTGGTGATACAACTGATCAAACCGGCCTGA
- a CDS encoding glycosyltransferase: protein MNNKRILFATMPMDGHLNPLTGLAVHLQQVGHTVRWYTGPTYADKIKKLGITYYPYGKAQEINQLNMDTVLPERQKIKSSIARLRFDINNVFLLRAPEFVEDLLAIHEEFPFDLLICDVLFTGAPFIKQLLHIPVVAIGVVPLGETSKNLPPTGMGLEPAATMLGQLKHRFLRYMTINHLLKPCTDLYNKLLAQHGLPATKDFVFDAFIRQPDLYLQSGVPAFEYPRSDISPNVHFVGPMLPYSNGHKHPFKQVAEVEQYKRVVLVTQGTVERDPEKIIIPTLEAYKGDSETLVIATTGGSQTAELRARFPQKNLIIEDFIDFNAVMPYAHVYVTNGGYGGVMLAIQNNLPMVIAGVHEGKNEIAARVGYFKLGVNLKTETPKQEQVRQGVEQVLANETYRQQVRRMGLEFRQYNSNILATRAISTLLQRQQKVNDWAHELMQ, encoded by the coding sequence ATGAACAACAAACGTATCCTTTTTGCCACCATGCCCATGGATGGCCACCTGAATCCACTAACGGGCCTTGCCGTTCACCTTCAGCAAGTTGGCCATACTGTACGCTGGTATACCGGCCCAACTTATGCCGACAAAATCAAGAAGTTGGGAATTACCTATTATCCCTACGGCAAAGCCCAGGAAATTAATCAGCTCAACATGGACACGGTATTACCCGAGCGGCAAAAAATAAAAAGCTCCATTGCCCGGCTCCGTTTCGATATCAATAACGTGTTTCTGCTACGGGCTCCTGAATTTGTCGAAGACCTGCTGGCCATTCACGAAGAGTTTCCTTTTGATCTGCTGATCTGTGATGTGTTGTTTACGGGTGCTCCTTTCATTAAGCAGTTGCTCCATATTCCAGTAGTGGCCATTGGTGTTGTACCACTGGGCGAAACGTCGAAAAATCTCCCTCCGACCGGCATGGGCCTTGAACCGGCCGCGACTATGCTGGGGCAACTAAAGCACCGGTTTCTGCGCTATATGACCATTAATCACCTGCTGAAACCCTGCACGGACCTGTACAATAAACTGCTGGCCCAACATGGCTTACCAGCAACCAAGGATTTCGTGTTCGATGCCTTTATCCGCCAGCCCGATCTGTATTTACAGAGTGGTGTGCCTGCTTTTGAATACCCACGCAGCGACATAAGCCCGAATGTGCATTTTGTTGGACCAATGCTTCCCTATAGTAATGGCCATAAGCATCCATTCAAGCAAGTTGCCGAGGTCGAACAATACAAGCGTGTTGTTCTGGTTACGCAGGGAACGGTTGAGCGAGATCCCGAAAAAATAATTATTCCTACGCTGGAAGCCTACAAAGGTGACTCCGAAACGTTGGTTATTGCCACGACGGGTGGCTCGCAAACGGCCGAATTGCGTGCACGTTTTCCGCAAAAAAACCTCATTATTGAAGACTTCATCGATTTCAATGCGGTCATGCCTTATGCGCATGTGTATGTAACGAATGGCGGTTACGGCGGGGTTATGCTGGCCATCCAGAACAACCTGCCTATGGTAATAGCGGGTGTTCATGAGGGTAAAAATGAAATTGCAGCACGGGTTGGTTATTTTAAACTGGGCGTCAATCTGAAGACCGAAACTCCTAAGCAAGAACAGGTTCGGCAGGGTGTCGAGCAGGTGTTGGCCAATGAAACGTACCGCCAGCAGGTACGGCGCATGGGCCTTGAATTCCGTCAGTATAATTCGAACATTTTAGCCACCAGAGCCATTTCGACCCTGCTGCAACGACAGCAAAAAGTTAACGATTGGGCTCATGAACTGATGCAATAG
- a CDS encoding c-type cytochrome, producing the protein MKKIVKILGIIVGCLVLAAVGFCTYVALTGIPSYDPPATPHLTVQKTPARIKRGEAIAHILCIQCHAAHDNRLTGKAMHELPELFGTLYSPNITQDKKAGIGNWTDGDLKYYLRTGVRPDGTFAPIMPKFPLMADDDVESIIAWLRSDRFEVQASAQEAPVSEYSFVTKLLAHTMMGAKPYEPTFQTIPDSTDEVAFGRYMANGLADCYSCHSADFTKQSREHPEQSAGFYGGGNEMKGEGGKTIFSANLTFDEQTGIGKKYTKAQFIKAVKGAVRPDGSILRAPMGPHPTLTDYEVGAIYEYLKTIPKIHNDVAKKNAEAQLAAK; encoded by the coding sequence ATGAAAAAAATCGTTAAAATTCTGGGAATCATTGTTGGCTGCCTTGTTTTAGCTGCCGTTGGTTTCTGCACGTATGTTGCTCTGACGGGTATTCCTTCTTATGATCCACCGGCCACCCCTCACCTAACGGTTCAAAAAACACCGGCCCGAATCAAGCGTGGAGAAGCCATTGCCCATATTCTCTGCATTCAGTGTCATGCCGCACATGATAATCGATTGACAGGCAAAGCAATGCACGAATTGCCCGAACTATTCGGAACGCTTTACTCGCCCAATATCACGCAGGACAAAAAAGCGGGCATTGGCAACTGGACCGATGGCGATCTGAAATACTACCTGCGCACGGGGGTGCGGCCCGATGGAACATTTGCGCCCATCATGCCCAAATTCCCACTGATGGCTGATGACGATGTTGAATCGATCATAGCCTGGCTACGCTCTGACCGGTTTGAGGTTCAGGCAAGTGCACAGGAAGCGCCGGTTTCGGAGTATAGTTTCGTGACAAAGTTGCTGGCTCACACCATGATGGGAGCCAAGCCCTATGAACCAACGTTTCAGACCATTCCGGATAGCACCGATGAAGTGGCATTCGGGCGGTACATGGCCAACGGGTTAGCTGACTGCTACAGTTGCCACTCCGCTGATTTTACGAAACAGAGTCGCGAGCATCCCGAACAGTCGGCGGGTTTCTACGGAGGAGGTAACGAGATGAAAGGTGAAGGCGGGAAAACTATTTTTTCGGCCAACTTAACCTTTGATGAACAGACTGGTATCGGCAAAAAATACACGAAGGCACAATTCATTAAGGCCGTAAAAGGCGCAGTTCGTCCCGATGGTTCCATTCTGCGGGCACCAATGGGCCCACACCCAACGCTGACCGACTATGAAGTTGGGGCCATTTATGAGTACCTCAAAACAATACCAAAGATTCATAACGACGTAGCCAAGAAGAACGCCGAGGCTCAACTCGCAGCAAAGTAA
- a CDS encoding porin family protein, with product MKPYLLSLSLLMMSGFAASAQMSTRFAQPTASTTKSTSAAQPVAHNTASSSKPVSAPQKPATTPGASVRNMPAQSSGDRPLYINAGIGLGAYTAGGIPIGVSVEKTIQNNISVGGSVDYARYGYNYSGYSWHYTFIYVGARASYHLGELLNTGNEKFDPYAGVSLGFRHASYKDTYGYSGDYYSPYSSGLYLGIHAGARYMFSEKIGGFAEVGYGVSALRLGLTAKF from the coding sequence ATGAAACCCTATTTGCTTTCTTTATCGCTGCTCATGATGAGTGGCTTTGCAGCTTCGGCCCAGATGTCTACCCGCTTTGCACAACCGACTGCGTCAACAACCAAATCTACATCGGCCGCTCAACCGGTAGCGCACAACACGGCTTCTTCGTCTAAACCTGTTTCAGCTCCACAAAAGCCAGCCACTACACCCGGCGCTTCGGTGCGGAATATGCCTGCGCAATCATCCGGCGATCGGCCACTTTACATCAATGCCGGTATTGGTTTGGGTGCCTATACGGCTGGTGGCATTCCGATTGGCGTGTCAGTAGAGAAAACGATCCAGAATAACATCTCGGTTGGTGGTTCTGTCGATTATGCCCGCTATGGCTATAACTACAGCGGGTACAGCTGGCACTATACTTTTATTTATGTGGGTGCACGGGCTTCCTATCACCTCGGCGAATTACTCAATACGGGCAACGAAAAATTTGATCCATACGCTGGTGTATCGCTTGGTTTCCGTCATGCTTCCTACAAAGACACATATGGCTACAGTGGCGATTATTACAGCCCTTACTCAAGCGGTTTATACCTGGGCATTCATGCGGGAGCCCGTTACATGTTCAGCGAAAAGATTGGTGGCTTTGCCGAAGTTGGCTATGGCGTTTCGGCCCTCCGTTTAGGTCTTACGGCGAAATTCTAA
- a CDS encoding methyltransferase domain-containing protein, whose product MSEQTATDRATMPAAHNPVLERRTVENANRNLLKYLRPGLSVLDVGCGSGAITRSIAEKVGPTGRILGIDPNDKLIEQARQNAGSLPGLDFEQGDIYTFDTDERFDLITIARTLQWLADPGSALANMKRFVKPGGYLSVLDFNHEKISWHPEPPEAMKTFYTAFLKWRQDAGFDNAIADHLADLMRTVGFTDIRVENQSELAQKTDPTFAVASRLWAEVAELRGPQLVNSGYISEELRLRSITEYDNWIQTVGESMTVYMLAVEAQP is encoded by the coding sequence ATGTCTGAGCAAACCGCTACCGATCGGGCTACCATGCCTGCCGCCCATAACCCAGTTCTGGAGCGACGAACTGTCGAAAACGCCAATCGGAATCTACTGAAATACCTGCGACCGGGGCTGTCGGTACTGGATGTTGGCTGTGGCTCGGGTGCTATAACGCGTAGCATTGCGGAGAAAGTCGGCCCAACGGGTCGAATTCTAGGCATAGATCCAAACGATAAACTGATCGAACAGGCGCGTCAAAATGCGGGTAGTCTGCCGGGTCTCGATTTTGAGCAGGGCGATATCTATACATTCGATACCGATGAGCGATTTGACCTGATTACCATTGCGCGAACACTGCAATGGCTGGCCGATCCGGGGTCAGCACTGGCCAATATGAAGCGATTCGTAAAGCCCGGAGGTTATCTGTCGGTGCTCGATTTTAACCACGAGAAGATCAGCTGGCATCCCGAGCCGCCAGAAGCCATGAAAACCTTCTATACTGCTTTCCTGAAATGGCGGCAGGACGCGGGTTTCGACAATGCCATTGCCGATCATCTGGCTGATCTGATGAGAACGGTCGGTTTTACGGACATTCGGGTAGAAAATCAATCAGAACTCGCCCAAAAAACAGACCCGACCTTTGCCGTAGCTAGTCGGTTGTGGGCAGAGGTTGCGGAGTTGCGTGGCCCTCAACTGGTCAATTCAGGCTATATTTCTGAAGAATTACGCCTGCGGTCGATTACTGAGTATGACAACTGGATTCAAACCGTCGGCGAGTCGATGACGGTTTATATGCTGGCCGTAGAAGCACAGCCATGA
- a CDS encoding GntR family transcriptional regulator — MDFREKQAIYLQIADYVCEKILLGQWPPGERIPSVRDLGIELEVNPNTVVRTYDFLQQKNIIFNKRGIGYFAADDANNRITAYRREQFLETELPVFFRTMYLLNIDLKEIEQRYDDFVKAEFK, encoded by the coding sequence ATGGATTTTCGAGAGAAACAAGCCATTTACCTGCAAATCGCTGATTACGTATGCGAGAAGATTTTGCTGGGGCAATGGCCACCGGGCGAACGTATTCCGTCGGTTCGGGACCTGGGTATTGAACTGGAAGTCAACCCTAATACGGTTGTTCGGACGTATGATTTTTTGCAGCAAAAGAACATCATTTTCAACAAGCGGGGCATTGGCTACTTTGCTGCCGATGATGCGAATAATCGTATTACAGCCTATCGTCGCGAGCAATTTCTGGAAACGGAACTGCCCGTTTTTTTCCGCACAATGTATTTGCTCAATATCGACCTGAAAGAAATTGAGCAACGGTATGACGATTTCGTTAAAGCTGAATTTAAGTAA
- a CDS encoding ABC transporter ATP-binding protein, giving the protein MLDLNNLTFGYSRKKLIFQNLSLSLKPGTIYGLLGKNGAGKSSLLRLMGGLLYPIAGRVNVAGFEPQKRQPAFLQELYFIPEEIYLPSITVQQYIDTMGPFYPKFSDSQFRRYLTEFDVPQDQKLTAMSYGQKKKIIISFGLAANTRILIMDEPTNGLDIPSKSQFRKIVSSALDPDRLILISTHQVRDLDNLIDAVIVLDESEILLNHSLSDIADRLLFDTVSTVMETDHVLYAEPALRGQAVVMENPAQEDSKVDLERLFNTVVTNRERIKVLFQ; this is encoded by the coding sequence ATGCTAGACCTCAACAACCTGACGTTTGGGTACAGTCGAAAAAAACTGATTTTTCAGAATCTGAGCCTGTCGTTAAAACCGGGAACCATTTATGGATTATTGGGTAAAAACGGAGCGGGCAAATCGAGCCTGTTGCGGCTCATGGGTGGCCTGCTCTATCCCATTGCCGGGCGGGTCAACGTTGCGGGTTTTGAACCCCAGAAACGACAACCCGCCTTTTTGCAGGAACTCTATTTTATTCCGGAGGAAATTTATCTGCCATCGATAACCGTCCAGCAATACATCGATACAATGGGGCCGTTTTATCCAAAATTCAGCGACTCGCAGTTCCGGCGCTACCTGACGGAGTTTGATGTGCCGCAGGACCAGAAGCTAACGGCCATGTCGTATGGACAAAAAAAGAAGATTATTATCAGTTTTGGCCTGGCCGCCAACACCCGTATTCTGATCATGGATGAACCGACGAATGGGCTCGACATTCCATCGAAAAGTCAGTTTCGCAAAATTGTATCCTCTGCTCTTGACCCCGACCGGCTTATCCTGATCTCGACTCACCAGGTTCGTGATCTTGACAATCTGATCGATGCGGTTATTGTCTTGGACGAAAGCGAAATTCTGCTCAATCATTCGCTGTCCGACATTGCCGATCGGCTTCTGTTCGATACGGTATCGACAGTTATGGAAACCGATCATGTTTTATATGCTGAACCCGCGCTGCGGGGGCAGGCCGTTGTGATGGAAAACCCAGCGCAGGAAGATAGTAAAGTCGATCTGGAACGGCTATTCAATACGGTGGTTACTAACCGGGAGCGTATTAAAGTCCTTTTCCAATGA
- a CDS encoding Hsp20/alpha crystallin family protein — protein sequence MHHNQAFQSDYKGGCGSMGRGKFSGFKGRGRFGNFWGRHAGGFFQPPVNIEETDDNYIISLFAAGIIKENVTLTVKDDILTIAYPGSNQDTNSESTTQDKYTYQEHSVGSFERSFRLNDKVIVETISASYAEGILKVVLPKNPATNKPAQTITVG from the coding sequence ATGCATCACAATCAAGCATTTCAATCAGACTATAAAGGTGGTTGCGGCTCAATGGGCCGGGGTAAATTCAGTGGCTTCAAAGGCCGGGGTCGATTTGGTAATTTCTGGGGACGCCATGCGGGGGGATTTTTTCAACCGCCAGTGAACATTGAAGAGACCGACGACAACTATATTATTTCATTATTTGCAGCCGGTATTATCAAGGAGAACGTAACATTGACCGTCAAAGACGACATACTGACGATTGCCTATCCAGGCTCAAATCAGGATACAAACTCCGAATCGACCACTCAGGATAAATACACGTATCAGGAGCATAGCGTGGGTTCGTTCGAGCGGTCATTTCGGCTGAATGACAAAGTTATTGTCGAAACGATTTCGGCCAGCTATGCCGAGGGGATTCTGAAAGTCGTTCTGCCTAAAAATCCGGCTACCAACAAGCCTGCGCAAACAATCACGGTAGGATAA
- a CDS encoding sensor histidine kinase: MKTSPAKGFCSFILLLFLNGVVLGQSPNLTFQKLSTKDGLLSNFVSAITTDAKGYLWVATRRGLCRYDGYTFRKIPENQVGAVNSLSHLPNGSLAVYWNNAGLFIADQDGQSITPVDSVDFTDPDPVNDHFNNLFTDSQGNLWSSSYGLVRRYEIATKKHNQYTIKGTDQTGEGKHFFEDHQRRLWILSERGLYTFDRKKNSIYCVLGQEAANPANRKTLQLSAIAEGNTGNLWLGTPNDGLFQYRPDQETLQHYPISGMIRSLAFVVDSSGTTTLWLGCDDGLKIFQPTLATSITVEGLQGVSIQQISPDTVNGIVWLATNDGLWQYRSGISAIQTVLLPESITQKAVIVTAILPDSADTYWLGLSHSGVLRWNRATNAFQLFRYPVDVITNTLSWVNGTLWAATDQGIFQLNKADFKAVKLPSRFSSPSIQKVLADRHQRLWVLHKNEGIQVFDLNTLRSITLWNEQKARELWASNRYHDLAESPDGRIWIAAWYPKSFGMIGYNERERRLQELADFNIHKQFIGDYFTRVSVGKKGRMLFAGGGGVNTTDATGKIDSLRSVYSGLTPELADDQCFGIAEDNSHRLWIGTGEGLHTFNPATRLIRRFTEVDGLLSDDATNGFAITPNDLLLVGQQNGFNLIDINRLHQPTPLPPLMVASMQVNGQYKPVVLTTPLLLANSENDLRFTFTTLSFGPVSTIRFRYRLTDRSGWINLGVTNELNLTNLKSGDYTLVVQNGDDTGRWNQNGITIQFEIAPAWYESGLFRGLVLLGLLGLLYGFYRMRIGQERRRSELTRQRAEAETRALRAQMNPHFIFNCMNTIDAYILTNRPDAASIFLQKFSRLVRQVLENSRETLIPIKQELETLTLYIELEEERADHRFSHTFAIDPTVETCLMPPLLLQPFVENAILHGLRHKTDGPGVLIVSIQQVDNQLRCRVEDNGIGRTKAAAIHAHTGARSHRSLGSKVTTERVDSLQALYGTEASYSIMDQNPVTRTGTIVDIKLPLIRQ; this comes from the coding sequence TTGAAAACGTCACCTGCTAAGGGCTTTTGTTCGTTCATTCTATTGCTATTCCTGAACGGAGTCGTACTCGGACAATCACCTAACCTGACGTTTCAGAAACTCAGCACAAAAGACGGCTTGCTGTCTAATTTTGTATCCGCGATTACGACCGATGCGAAGGGGTATCTTTGGGTAGCGACCCGGCGCGGACTATGTCGATACGATGGCTATACGTTCCGGAAAATTCCAGAAAACCAGGTCGGGGCGGTCAATAGCCTTAGCCACTTACCCAATGGCTCACTGGCCGTTTACTGGAACAATGCCGGTTTATTCATTGCCGATCAGGATGGTCAGTCAATTACGCCCGTCGACTCTGTTGACTTCACAGACCCCGACCCGGTCAATGACCACTTTAATAACCTCTTCACCGATTCGCAGGGCAACCTTTGGTCGAGTAGCTACGGGCTGGTACGCCGATATGAAATCGCGACAAAAAAACACAATCAATACACGATCAAAGGAACGGACCAGACCGGCGAGGGAAAACACTTCTTTGAGGATCATCAGCGCAGACTCTGGATTCTAAGCGAACGGGGTTTGTATACTTTTGATCGTAAAAAGAATTCAATATACTGCGTTTTGGGCCAGGAAGCAGCCAATCCGGCAAACAGAAAAACGCTGCAACTTTCTGCTATTGCCGAAGGCAACACGGGTAATCTTTGGTTAGGAACTCCTAATGATGGTCTCTTTCAGTACCGGCCCGATCAGGAAACACTTCAACATTACCCTATTTCGGGGATGATTCGGAGCCTGGCTTTCGTGGTCGACTCATCGGGTACAACGACACTTTGGCTGGGGTGCGATGATGGGTTAAAGATTTTCCAGCCTACGTTGGCGACTAGCATAACCGTTGAGGGCTTACAGGGTGTTTCCATACAACAAATCAGCCCCGATACGGTCAACGGCATTGTCTGGTTAGCCACGAACGATGGGCTTTGGCAGTATCGGTCCGGAATTTCTGCCATACAAACCGTTCTGCTCCCAGAATCGATCACTCAAAAAGCGGTGATTGTCACAGCAATCTTACCTGATTCTGCCGATACCTATTGGCTAGGCTTGTCGCATTCTGGAGTACTGCGCTGGAATCGGGCAACCAATGCTTTCCAGCTTTTCCGCTATCCAGTCGATGTGATAACAAATACGCTATCGTGGGTAAACGGAACGCTCTGGGCCGCAACCGACCAGGGCATTTTTCAACTAAATAAGGCTGATTTTAAAGCAGTTAAACTGCCATCCCGATTTTCATCACCTTCTATTCAGAAAGTACTGGCTGATCGTCATCAACGACTATGGGTGCTTCATAAAAACGAAGGCATTCAGGTCTTTGACCTCAATACTCTGCGCTCGATTACGCTCTGGAATGAACAAAAAGCCCGTGAACTCTGGGCTTCAAATCGCTACCATGATCTGGCGGAGTCGCCCGATGGACGAATCTGGATCGCGGCCTGGTACCCGAAAAGTTTTGGCATGATAGGGTATAACGAACGGGAACGTCGATTGCAGGAACTGGCTGACTTTAACATTCATAAGCAATTTATCGGTGATTATTTCACCCGAGTATCGGTAGGAAAAAAGGGTCGAATGCTGTTCGCTGGTGGAGGAGGTGTCAATACGACCGATGCCACCGGAAAAATAGACAGCCTGCGCTCTGTTTACAGCGGTCTTACCCCAGAGTTAGCCGATGATCAATGTTTTGGTATTGCCGAAGATAACAGCCATCGACTGTGGATCGGCACCGGAGAGGGCTTACACACCTTCAACCCGGCCACCCGCCTGATCAGGCGTTTTACCGAAGTAGATGGCTTGCTCTCCGACGATGCTACAAACGGGTTTGCCATAACGCCAAATGATTTGTTGCTGGTTGGTCAGCAAAACGGGTTCAATCTGATCGACATCAACCGATTACATCAACCTACTCCCCTGCCACCGCTAATGGTTGCCAGTATGCAGGTTAACGGGCAATACAAACCCGTCGTTTTAACAACCCCATTACTGCTGGCAAACAGCGAGAATGATCTTCGCTTTACGTTTACAACCCTGAGCTTCGGGCCAGTCAGTACGATCCGTTTTCGCTACAGGCTAACCGATCGTTCAGGATGGATAAACCTGGGGGTAACCAATGAGCTCAATCTAACGAACCTAAAATCTGGCGACTATACGCTGGTCGTTCAAAATGGCGACGATACGGGCCGCTGGAATCAGAACGGCATTACGATTCAATTTGAAATTGCCCCAGCCTGGTATGAAAGCGGTTTGTTCAGGGGTCTGGTATTGCTGGGCCTCCTGGGCCTTTTGTATGGTTTCTATCGTATGCGCATTGGCCAGGAAAGGCGACGCAGTGAACTGACGCGCCAGCGGGCCGAAGCTGAAACGCGGGCTTTACGGGCGCAGATGAATCCACATTTTATTTTCAACTGCATGAATACCATCGACGCCTATATTCTGACCAACCGTCCGGATGCGGCTTCGATCTTTCTTCAGAAATTTTCCCGGCTGGTTCGTCAGGTTCTCGAAAACTCCCGCGAAACGCTGATCCCCATTAAGCAGGAACTCGAAACATTGACGTTGTATATTGAACTGGAAGAAGAACGCGCCGATCATCGGTTTAGCCATACGTTTGCCATCGATCCAACTGTAGAAACCTGCCTGATGCCACCCTTATTACTGCAACCTTTCGTAGAAAATGCCATTTTACACGGCTTACGACATAAAACTGACGGACCAGGCGTATTGATTGTTTCTATTCAACAGGTTGACAATCAATTACGCTGCCGGGTTGAAGACAATGGCATTGGCCGGACTAAAGCCGCAGCCATACATGCGCATACTGGGGCACGATCTCATCGATCGCTGGGGAGCAAAGTTACGACCGAACGCGTCGATTCGCTGCAAGCCCTCTACGGTACAGAAGCCAGTTATTCTATTATGGATCAGAATCCAGTTACCCGAACAGGAACGATAGTCGACATAAAACTGCCACTGATACGGCAGTAA
- a CDS encoding LytTR family transcriptional regulator DNA-binding domain-containing protein, with amino-acid sequence MKSLEEKLSDNQFIRVHKSYLVAVNRIESIE; translated from the coding sequence CTGAAGAGCCTGGAAGAAAAACTTTCGGATAATCAGTTCATTCGCGTACACAAATCTTATCTTGTTGCGGTAAACCGGATTGAATCAATCGAGTGA
- a CDS encoding outer membrane beta-barrel protein: protein MKTFKHLFTAALVAASTATFAQTTVIISTDSVSKPHRTVERITSDFSIYVGFNNFGGSLPAGYDLRPIGSRFIALGWQKRIPLITTGSTKLRLVTGPEIAWNNFMFEGRNTLVEQNNQLVIEAANVDLHRSKLVTTQLNLPVILNLRFKSGLTVGAGAYVGMRLDSYTKVKPESGSVVRTHGSYNLNPVRWGLTSELGFRGSAKLFFRYEPNSPFRSGEGPDASVWAVGLKL from the coding sequence ATGAAAACGTTCAAACACCTCTTCACTGCCGCTTTAGTTGCTGCTTCGACTGCTACGTTCGCCCAGACAACGGTCATTATTTCTACGGATTCTGTTTCGAAACCACACCGGACCGTCGAACGTATCACCTCCGATTTCAGTATCTACGTGGGCTTTAACAATTTTGGTGGTTCGCTGCCTGCAGGCTATGATTTACGGCCGATTGGTTCTCGCTTTATTGCGCTGGGCTGGCAGAAACGCATTCCACTCATCACGACTGGTTCCACAAAACTGCGGTTAGTAACCGGCCCGGAGATTGCCTGGAACAACTTCATGTTCGAAGGCCGCAACACACTGGTTGAGCAGAATAATCAACTCGTTATTGAGGCCGCTAACGTCGATCTGCATCGGTCGAAGCTTGTAACGACCCAACTCAATCTGCCGGTAATCCTGAATTTACGGTTTAAGTCAGGACTGACAGTAGGGGCAGGGGCTTATGTTGGCATGCGGCTGGACAGCTACACGAAAGTAAAACCCGAAAGTGGATCGGTCGTTCGGACGCATGGTTCCTACAATCTGAATCCTGTTCGCTGGGGCCTGACGAGCGAACTCGGTTTCCGGGGCAGTGCGAAACTATTTTTCCGGTATGAGCCGAATAGCCCCTTCCGGTCGGGCGAAGGCCCCGATGCCAGCGTATGGGCTGTCGGCCTGAAACTGTAG